The genomic segment CGCCGATGACGGGCGGATCCGCGCGGCGCTGGCGGCGGTGGACGCGTTGGACTGGGTCGAGGCGCTGCCGGCCGGGCTGGACACCGTGGTCGGGGCCAAGGGCCACCCGGTGCCGGCCGCGCAGGCGCAGCAGCTCGCGCTGGCCCGGCTGGTGCTTGCCGACCCGCACACGTTGGTGCTGGACGAGGCCACCTCGCTCATCGACCCGCGCGCGGCCCGGCACCTGGAACGGTCGCTGGCCGGTGCGCTGCGCGGCCGTACGGTGATCGCGATCGCACACCGGCTCTTCTCGGCACACGACGCGGACCGGGTGGCGGTGGTCGAGGACGGCCGGATCACCGAGCTGGGCTCCCACGCCGAGCTGGTCGCCGCCGACGGCTCGTACGCGGCCCTCTGGCGCTCCTGGCACGGCACCACAACCTAGGTATGACAGGACCACTCAAACCCGGTCTTTGCGGCGTACGGTCAACGACATGGTGAGTGATCGCTCTCGATTCGCGACTTGGGGTAAGACCGAGAAAGGAATGTTCATGTCGAAGCGTTTGATGCGCGTCAGGCTGATTGGGGTCAGCTCGGCGGCGATCGTGGCCACTGCACTCCTGCTGGCCGTCGGCCCGGCAAGTTCCGCGTCTGCCAGCGGCTCCACCGACCCGAACTCCACCTACTACTCCGCACCGCAGGACCTACACCCGTAGGCGGGCAAGGCGGCTCGGCGCGCCGGACTTCACGAGATGGCCCTGGGGCCAGTTTGGAGCTGGTACCAGGGCGCCATCTTCACCTCGAGACTTAACCATGATCACGAGTGGCGGCTGCCGTACCAGGTGGCACTGCCTGGGTACGACGGAACGATCCAAACTGGATGATCCTCGCGTACAGTCGCGTTGTGGTCAGTGATCGGTCTCAGCTTGCTGCGTTCCTTCGCTCCCGGCGTGACCGGCTTACGCCACGGCAGGCCGGCATCGCGCCGCTGCCGGGCGAACGCCGGGTACCGGGACTGCGCCGCGAGGAGCTGGCTCTGCTCGCTGGGATCAGCGCCGACTACTACAGCCGCCTTGAGCAGGGGCGCCAGGCGAACATCTCTCGCGAGGTACTCGACGCGTTGGCCCGGGCTCTGCGTCTCAGTGACGTGGAGCGCGGCCATTTGTACGACCTTGCCACGCCCCGCTCGCCCCGCAGCCGGGTGCCTGTCGACCGCACCCAGCGGCCGGATCCGGGGATGCTGCGGGTGCTCAGCACGCTCGATCATGTCCCGGCCGTGCTCATCGGCCGGCGCGGGATCGTGCTGGCCCGCAACGCGCTGTTCAGCGCCGTGTACGGGCACAGCATGGACCCGGGCACGTCGTGGGCGCACTTCCTTTTCCTCCACCCGGAGGCTCGGGCGCGGATCGACGACTGGGAAGGCTGCGCCAGGGCCGCCGTCGCAGGGCTGCGGCGTGAGGCCGCCCGCCATCCGCAAGACCGCCGACTGAAGCGCGACATCGACGAGCTGCGCCGGGCCGACCCGGACGTCGAGCGTTGGTGGGACGAGCACCGGGTCGGCGAGTACTCCTCGGGTTACCGACGCATCCGGCACCCGGTCGCCGGCAACTTGGATTTCGACGTCGAGCTGGTCGTCGCCCCGCAGGAGGCCGGCCAGCACCTCGTCATCTACACCGTCGAGGCGCACTCGCGGACGGCACGCGCCCTACCGCTGCTCGCCGCCTTGCGCTCCGACCAGGTGGAGATGCAACCCATTTGAATGGGATATTGTGCCAACGCCGCGCTCTACGCGGGCACTGGGCCATCGAAGCCCTGCACTACATCACTACCTTGCCGAACCCTGCGGCCCGCCGCCCTTCGGGTTGCTACTACGAATTGTTGCTGGGAGCCGCGCCGGGTCCCGCGCTGACCTGGAACTCATAGTTCCATGCCGGCGAGAAGGATCCGTCGAGGAAGCGTGTCCGCACCGACAATGTATTGCTGCCAGACAATCTTCGACTGGATCGAGGGCTGGTACAACACCCGCCGCCGCCACTTCACCCTAGAACTACCTGAGCCCGGCCGAGTACGAAGCAGCCGCCTATCCCAGCAGGCCCGTCAGCAGGGTAGCGTGAGATCAACTTACTGACCCTGTCCGTGAAACCGGGTCAAGCCCACTGGGCTCCCACACCGAACTGGTCGCCGCGGGCGGCTCGTACGCGTCCCTGTGGCGCTCCTGGCGCGGCGACTGATCGTCCACTCGTACCACCTGAACCCCTTATGGAGCAAGGGTTAACGAGATTCTGCGAATTCCGCTCGGGTATTGACGAACGTCTCACATGATCGCTAGCGTGACCGGGTCATAGCTGTCCGTGGGCGGGGGTTTGATGGTCGACAGCGATGTCCGACGATGCTCCTTCCCACCCAGCGGCGACGTGTAGAGCGCCGATTCTCGTTAAGGTCCGGGCTCGCTGCGGCGATGGTCGGGGGACTGCTCGCGGTACCTGTGGAGACCCCGGCGGCGCTGGCCGCCGAACCGGCGCGTCTGCCGGCCGAGACGGCGGCGGCCGCTGCCTCCCGGGCCGCCGCGCAAAGCAACGAGCGGGTCGAGGTCGCACCGGCGCGCACCGAGCTGAGCCAGGTGTTCGCGTTGCCGGACGGCGGGTTCCAGCTGGAGTCGGCAGTGGTGCCGCAGCGCACCAAGCGGACTGACGGCTCGTGGGCCGACATCAACCTCGACCTGGTGCCCGATGGCGCCGGCGGATGGCGGCCGACCGCGTCCACGGCCGACGTTCGGTTCTCCGGCGGCGGGACCGGCCCGATGGCTACCCTCACCAGGCCCGGCGGCACGTTCACCCTCACCTGGCCGTCGGCGTTGACACCGCCCACCGTGTCGGACGACTCCGCGCGGTACCTCAACGTGCTGGACGGTGTCGACCTGGTGCTACGGGCCACCCCCACTGGGTTCACCCATGTGCTGGTCCTGAACACCCCCGAGGCCGCCGCCGATCCCAGGGTCCGCCAGCTGGCCTTGCAGGTCGGCGGGGCGCAGATGCGGCGGCTCCCCGACGGCGGACTGCGTGCGATGAGCCCAACCGGTGAGCTGCTGGCGGCGGCTCCGGAGCCGGCCATGTGGGATTCCACTCCGTCGACGGCCGGAGCGCCGGCTGCTCCTGGCGACGCGGGCAGGATCAGCACCTCCTCTGACTCCTCGCCGGTCGGGCCGGGCGACGCCGCGACGATCGCGCCCGTCGACACCGATGTGGACGCCGATGGACGGCTGCTGCTGCGACCCGATCCGGAGCTGTTGGACTCCGATACCGCGGTCTATCCGCTCTACATCGACCCGGCCTGGGACACCGGACGCCGCCGCTGGGCGTACGCGACGAGCAACAACTCGAACAACACCGACACCTCGGTGGCCCGGGTCGGCAGCAACCCCGAAGACGGGGTGCGCTACCGGTCCTACTTCGAGTTCGCCACCGCCAGTCTGGCGAGCAAGCACATCCGCTCGGCGTACGTGCAGATGAAACTCGACCACTCCTCATCCTGCGGCGACACCTGGACGCACCTATACCACACCAAGGGGATCGCCAAGACCCCACGCAACAAATGGGCGATCGCCCACAACTCGTGGATCGCGGCGGCGGCCTCGCACGCCAACGAGGCAGGTGGATGCGGCACCATCCAGCCGGACATGACGGTGAACTTCATCAACGACGCCGTATCCGAACTCATGCAGCGGGCCGCCGACAACAAGGCGGGTTCGGTCACCGTCGGCTTCTGTGCCTGCAATGCGGACGGCGACTACGAGTCCGAGGTCGAACGGTGGAAGAAGTTCTTCCCGGCCGACGCGAAGCTGGTTGTCGACTACAGCTCGTACCCGGGCAAGCCCAGCTCCCAGCAGGTCTCCGGGGTGGCCTGTCCGACGTCGGGCCGGGCGATGATCGGTACGACGACGCCTACCCTGTCGGCGCACTACTCCGACGCGGATACCACCCAGGCGCTGCGGGCCTCGTTCGAGTGGCTGGAGATCCCGCCGTCCGGCACCTACAACGACTCGACTCCCCGCAAGCCGGCGCCGCCGACCGTCTCGATCGCCGCCAACAGCCGAGGCACGAGCGCAGCCCTGAGCGGCCTGGTCAACGGCAAGTCGTACGCCTTCCGGACCCGCTCGAAGGATCCAGAGCCCTACAACCTGGACAGCCTCTGGTCGGCCTGGTGCGAGTTCACTGTCGACACGGAGGGACCGCCGGTGTCGGTCGTGATCGAATCCGCACCGGCGGGGCCCGGGAAGCCGGGCACCTTCCGGATCGTGTCCCCGGACACCAGCGTGACCAGTTTCCGGTACGGCTGGACCGACCCGGGGACGACGGAGGTGGCGGCCACCGGCACCGGTCCTCGGACCGCGACCGTCACCCTCACCGCGCCGAATTACGGGGTGAACATCCTGCACGTCTCGGCCGCCGACAGCACCGGGAACCGGGGCTACGGATCGTTGCAGTTCACCGTCGCCCGGCCCAGCCCGGCGGTCGCGCACTGGGGTTTGGAGACCTGGCCGGGCCGCAACGTCTCCGCGGCGTTGGCCGACCAGCGTCCGGAACTGGCCGGAAATACACCGTTGACCAGTGCCAGTCCGGCCTGGGAGGCGGAGGCCCGATTCATCGGAGCGAGCACGGCCGACTTCGGGACCAGCGCGATGGCATACACCGCCCCCGGTCCCATCATCGACACTAGGTCGAACTATTCCGTGTCCGCCCTGGTGCGGCTCGACTCGACGAGTTGCGCGGGCAACCAGACCGCCGTTTCGGTGGACGGCGGGCAGAACAGCGCCTTCTTCCTGAGCTACTCGTGCGAGGCCAACCGCTGGCGGTTCCGGGTCGCTGACGTGGACGGGCCGGCGGTGACCTTCGTCAACGCTACGGCCCCAACGGCGCCGATGGCCGGGCAGTGGACGCGGGTCGCCGGGAGTTGGAACGCGACCGAGCGGAAGGCGCTGCTGTTCGTTGATGGCGCGGTTGTGGCCGAGACGACGGCGTCGGCCGACTGGCGGAGCCGCTACGGCGCGGGCTGGCAGGCGACCGGTCCGTTGACCGTCGGCCGGGATCGGTGGGCTGGCGGATCCGGCGGCCAGTTCGGCGGCCAGATCGCCGACGTACAGGTCTTCGACCGAGTCCTGGTAGGCCATGACTTCACGGGGTTGACCGCAGAGGAACAGGATGACTCTGGCGGCTTCGACGAACCGGGCGTCGTCACTCCGATCGAAGTCGGCCGGTGGGCGTTCAACGACGCGTTTCCCTGCTACGAGGAAGGGATCCCGTCCACCTGTGAGGCGGAGGACGCGTCGCCATGGCGTCGACGGCTCGCGGTGACGACCGGTACTGGTGCCGGCGAAGGGCGCCGAGGTGTGGCCTTGGCGTTTGACCGCAGCCACTGGATCGATGACCCGTTCGATCCGCACTACGGCACCACGACCACCGAGTACGGCCGCAGTCAGCGAAACACCGCGCTCTCGGGACCGCCAACCTGGCAGAACGCGCCGGTCTTGCGAACCGACCAGTCCTTCACGGTCTCGGTCTGGGTCCGCCCCACCGACCTGGTGATGCACACCGCCACCGCCGTCGCCCAGCGCGCAGGCCAGGTCTCGGCCTTCTACCTCTCAGCCCGGTTGCTCAACATCAACGGGAATCTCCAGCACAGTTGGGGATTCACCGTCTACCAGGCTGACCAGGACGGCGCGGGAGTCACCGCGGCGCAGCGAACCAAGGCGCTGGACACCGACGACATGAGCACCTGGACCCACCTGGTAGGCGTCTACGACGCCGGCGCCCGCCAGATCCGGCTCTACGTCAACGGCAGCCTCGCGGAAGCTCAGCCCGTCTCCCAGGCGATCGCCGCCACCGGTCCGATGACCGTGGGCGCGGGCTGGTTCACCCCGGCCGGTGGGACCGGCTCCTGGGCCGACCTGTGGCCCGGCGAGATCGACGACCTCGCCACCTACCAGGGAGCGATGACCGAC from the Solwaraspora sp. WMMD1047 genome contains:
- a CDS encoding helix-turn-helix transcriptional regulator produces the protein MVSDRSQLAAFLRSRRDRLTPRQAGIAPLPGERRVPGLRREELALLAGISADYYSRLEQGRQANISREVLDALARALRLSDVERGHLYDLATPRSPRSRVPVDRTQRPDPGMLRVLSTLDHVPAVLIGRRGIVLARNALFSAVYGHSMDPGTSWAHFLFLHPEARARIDDWEGCARAAVAGLRREAARHPQDRRLKRDIDELRRADPDVERWWDEHRVGEYSSGYRRIRHPVAGNLDFDVELVVAPQEAGQHLVIYTVEAHSRTARALPLLAALRSDQVEMQPI
- a CDS encoding LamG domain-containing protein; amino-acid sequence: MVGGLLAVPVETPAALAAEPARLPAETAAAAASRAAAQSNERVEVAPARTELSQVFALPDGGFQLESAVVPQRTKRTDGSWADINLDLVPDGAGGWRPTASTADVRFSGGGTGPMATLTRPGGTFTLTWPSALTPPTVSDDSARYLNVLDGVDLVLRATPTGFTHVLVLNTPEAAADPRVRQLALQVGGAQMRRLPDGGLRAMSPTGELLAAAPEPAMWDSTPSTAGAPAAPGDAGRISTSSDSSPVGPGDAATIAPVDTDVDADGRLLLRPDPELLDSDTAVYPLYIDPAWDTGRRRWAYATSNNSNNTDTSVARVGSNPEDGVRYRSYFEFATASLASKHIRSAYVQMKLDHSSSCGDTWTHLYHTKGIAKTPRNKWAIAHNSWIAAAASHANEAGGCGTIQPDMTVNFINDAVSELMQRAADNKAGSVTVGFCACNADGDYESEVERWKKFFPADAKLVVDYSSYPGKPSSQQVSGVACPTSGRAMIGTTTPTLSAHYSDADTTQALRASFEWLEIPPSGTYNDSTPRKPAPPTVSIAANSRGTSAALSGLVNGKSYAFRTRSKDPEPYNLDSLWSAWCEFTVDTEGPPVSVVIESAPAGPGKPGTFRIVSPDTSVTSFRYGWTDPGTTEVAATGTGPRTATVTLTAPNYGVNILHVSAADSTGNRGYGSLQFTVARPSPAVAHWGLETWPGRNVSAALADQRPELAGNTPLTSASPAWEAEARFIGASTADFGTSAMAYTAPGPIIDTRSNYSVSALVRLDSTSCAGNQTAVSVDGGQNSAFFLSYSCEANRWRFRVADVDGPAVTFVNATAPTAPMAGQWTRVAGSWNATERKALLFVDGAVVAETTASADWRSRYGAGWQATGPLTVGRDRWAGGSGGQFGGQIADVQVFDRVLVGHDFTGLTAEEQDDSGGFDEPGVVTPIEVGRWAFNDAFPCYEEGIPSTCEAEDASPWRRRLAVTTGTGAGEGRRGVALAFDRSHWIDDPFDPHYGTTTTEYGRSQRNTALSGPPTWQNAPVLRTDQSFTVSVWVRPTDLVMHTATAVAQRAGQVSAFYLSARLLNINGNLQHSWGFTVYQADQDGAGVTAAQRTKALDTDDMSTWTHLVGVYDAGARQIRLYVNGSLAEAQPVSQAIAATGPMTVGAGWFTPAGGTGSWADLWPGEIDDLATYQGAMTDAAVKLLFAEESAALD